One window from the genome of Paracoccus zhejiangensis encodes:
- a CDS encoding diguanylate cyclase, with protein sequence MIGDALVVLNQFGLVSICSLMAGGLIRRTGPGHLRSTLLGLIFGIGCCTAMLSPLHLQEGVFFDLRSLFIGLSTGLFGLVAGTATVVVAILFRVQIGGDGVVIGVSSMVVSFIVSVVWRRAFASLVERDADATIPLALLGLSMSAYLVVALIWPDYFLRALAHGYLHYVAIGNVVGMVFLGSLLIGALRTISMERKFSRLAMRDPLTGLLNRRGLSVAYEKWQAVAPRDAGALVISADIDQFKAFNESHGHQVGDRCLIAVAEAMRRVLHTGDLAARVGGDEFVMILRDVAPEDSRRVMERVCHQIAGITVDLGGGTRLPVTLTFGSHYARSQAALQDGLNLSDLLMMKEKQQRRAPVTHGNLAVVASA encoded by the coding sequence ATGATCGGCGATGCACTTGTGGTCCTCAACCAGTTCGGCCTCGTGTCGATCTGCTCGCTCATGGCTGGGGGCCTGATCCGTCGGACCGGACCGGGTCATCTGCGCTCGACCCTGCTCGGGCTGATTTTCGGCATCGGTTGCTGCACCGCCATGTTGTCGCCGCTGCATCTGCAGGAGGGGGTGTTCTTCGATCTGCGCAGCCTGTTCATCGGTCTCAGCACCGGCCTTTTCGGGCTGGTCGCCGGTACGGCGACGGTCGTCGTTGCGATCCTGTTCCGGGTCCAGATCGGCGGCGACGGCGTGGTGATCGGGGTCTCGTCGATGGTGGTCAGCTTCATCGTCTCGGTCGTCTGGCGCAGGGCCTTCGCCTCGCTTGTCGAGCGGGATGCCGACGCCACCATTCCGCTGGCACTGCTGGGCCTGTCGATGTCGGCCTATCTGGTCGTGGCGCTGATCTGGCCCGACTATTTCCTGCGCGCCCTTGCCCATGGCTACCTGCACTATGTCGCCATCGGCAATGTCGTCGGCATGGTCTTCCTCGGCTCGCTGCTGATCGGCGCGCTGCGCACCATCTCGATGGAGCGCAAGTTCTCGCGCCTTGCGATGCGCGACCCGCTGACCGGGCTCTTGAACCGGCGCGGTCTCAGCGTCGCCTATGAGAAATGGCAGGCGGTTGCGCCCAGAGACGCGGGCGCGCTGGTCATCAGCGCCGATATCGACCAGTTCAAGGCGTTCAACGAAAGCCACGGTCATCAGGTCGGCGATCGCTGCCTGATCGCGGTTGCCGAGGCGATGCGCCGGGTATTGCACACCGGCGATCTGGCCGCCCGCGTCGGCGGGGACGAGTTCGTCATGATCCTGCGCGATGTCGCCCCCGAGGACAGCCGCCGGGTGATGGAGCGGGTCTGCCACCAGATCGCCGGCATCACAGTCGATCTGGGTGGCGGCACGCGCCTGCCGGTCACGCTGACCTTCGGCAGCCATTACGCCCGGTCGCAGGCCGCGCTGCAGGACGGGCTGAACCTCTCGGACCTGTTGATGATGAAGGAAAAACAGCAGCGCCGCGCGCCGGTCACGCATGGCAATCTGGCGGTGGTGGCCAGCGCCTGA
- a CDS encoding ABC transporter ATP-binding protein: protein MLDEKPLVSIEKLRVEFETNDGVVVGVKDISFDIKPGECVCVVGESGSGKSVSSLSLMRLVEFGGGTITNGKLMFDRGNGEVIDLAKQNSPVMRDIRGNQIGMIFQEPMTALNPVFTVGDQLTEGLMVHRGMDKKQARARALEILKQVRIPEPERRLDQYPHELSGGMRQRVVIAIAMACEPRLLICDEPTTALDVTIQAEILALIDRLKREKQIAVLFITHDMAVVAQMADRVVVMYRGDKVEEGPVEQIFEAPREDYTKMLLAAVPRLGEMTGKAAPEPMRLMRDGTREAAAPVISKDPRPLLKVEHLTTRFAVKGGVLRRTVARVHAVEDVSFTINNGETMSLVGESGSGKSTVARSILRLVEPESGSVTLDGTDILALSQGGLRKARRDMQMIFQDPFASLDPHMKLYDQVAEPLLNYGIGNRSERQDRIAGLFDRVELPRSFMRRYPHEMSGGQRQRIAIARALALNPKLIVADEAVSALDVSVQAQVLNLLMELQQELGISMLFISHDMAVVERVSHYVGVMYLGRIVEMGTRQQVFENPQHSYTRQLMLAVPVADPREKKISEDLNFKPIPSPMHPVDYEAQPSRYREIAPGHRVLIDPVTHS from the coding sequence ATGCTGGACGAAAAACCCCTTGTTTCCATTGAGAAACTGCGCGTCGAGTTTGAAACCAACGATGGCGTGGTCGTCGGCGTCAAGGATATCAGCTTTGACATCAAGCCGGGCGAATGCGTCTGTGTGGTGGGCGAATCCGGTTCGGGCAAGTCGGTCAGCTCGCTGTCGCTGATGCGGCTGGTCGAATTCGGCGGTGGCACCATCACCAATGGCAAGCTGATGTTCGACCGTGGCAATGGCGAGGTGATCGACCTTGCCAAGCAGAATTCGCCGGTCATGCGCGACATTCGCGGCAACCAGATCGGCATGATCTTCCAGGAGCCGATGACGGCGCTGAACCCGGTCTTTACCGTCGGCGATCAGCTGACCGAGGGGCTGATGGTCCATCGCGGTATGGACAAGAAACAGGCGCGCGCGCGGGCGCTGGAGATTCTGAAACAGGTCCGCATTCCCGAGCCCGAGCGGCGGCTGGACCAGTACCCGCATGAACTGTCGGGCGGGATGCGCCAGCGCGTGGTCATCGCCATTGCCATGGCCTGCGAACCGCGCCTCCTGATCTGCGACGAGCCGACCACGGCGCTGGATGTGACCATCCAGGCCGAGATTCTGGCGCTGATCGACCGGCTGAAGCGCGAAAAGCAGATCGCCGTGCTGTTCATCACCCATGACATGGCGGTGGTGGCGCAGATGGCCGACCGGGTGGTGGTCATGTATCGCGGTGACAAGGTCGAAGAGGGCCCGGTCGAACAGATCTTCGAGGCGCCGCGCGAGGATTATACCAAGATGCTCCTGGCCGCCGTGCCGCGGCTGGGGGAAATGACCGGCAAGGCCGCACCCGAGCCGATGCGGCTGATGCGCGACGGCACGCGAGAGGCGGCGGCGCCGGTGATTTCCAAGGATCCGCGTCCGCTCTTGAAGGTCGAACACCTGACGACGCGCTTTGCCGTCAAGGGCGGGGTGCTGCGCCGCACCGTCGCGCGGGTCCATGCTGTCGAGGATGTCAGCTTCACCATCAACAACGGCGAAACCATGTCGCTGGTTGGCGAATCGGGCTCGGGCAAGTCGACGGTGGCGCGCTCGATCCTGCGGCTGGTGGAGCCGGAATCGGGCAGCGTCACGTTGGACGGCACCGATATCCTGGCGCTGTCGCAGGGCGGGCTGCGCAAGGCCCGGCGCGACATGCAGATGATCTTCCAGGACCCCTTCGCCAGCCTCGACCCGCATATGAAGCTGTACGATCAGGTGGCCGAGCCGCTGTTGAACTATGGCATCGGCAATCGCTCGGAACGGCAGGACCGGATTGCCGGTCTGTTTGACCGGGTGGAGCTGCCACGCAGCTTCATGCGCCGCTATCCGCACGAGATGTCAGGCGGTCAGCGTCAGCGCATCGCCATCGCCCGGGCGCTTGCGCTGAACCCCAAGCTGATCGTTGCCGACGAGGCCGTCAGCGCGCTGGATGTGTCGGTGCAGGCGCAGGTGCTGAACCTGCTGATGGAGTTGCAGCAGGAACTGGGCATCTCGATGCTGTTCATCAGCCATGACATGGCCGTGGTCGAGCGTGTCAGCCATTATGTCGGCGTCATGTATCTGGGTCGCATCGTCGAGATGGGCACCCGCCAGCAGGTCTTCGAGAACCCGCAGCACAGCTATACGCGGCAGCTGATGCTGGCGGTGCCGGTGGCCGATCCGCGCGAGAAGAAGATCAGCGAGGATCTGAACTTCAAACCGATTCCCTCGCCGATGCATCCGGTGGATTACGAGGCCCAGCCCTCGCGCTATCGCGAGATCGCGCCGGGGCATCGGGTGCTGATCGACCCGGTCACCCATTCCTGA